The nucleotide window GATTGTGTCGCGGCCCGTCCCACGCGCGAAGCTCGGAAGGCCCGGGGAGTCACAGACTCCAGCGGCCCGTTCTGGGATCTGTGCCCGGAAAACGAAGAAAGCCCTGGTTTCCCAGGGCTTTCGCGAGGTGGAGGTGAGGAGAGTTGAACTCCTGACCTCTTGAATGCCATTCAAGCGCTCTACCAACTGAGCTACACCCCCTCGGCTGAAATTAAAGTAGTGGTGGAATAGGCCGGTGTCAACCCTCACCGTCGCGAGTCGTTGAACTAGACGCGAACACCTCCCAACCGCACAATCATCCCAGTTCCCGACGCGGTCCGGAGGCGAGTGGTGAAGAAGCACGCGGCGAAGTGGGTCGTTCCGTTCCTGAAATACGGCGTCGGGTTCGCCCTGCTCGCGTATGTCATTTCGCGGTACTGGGAGCCGAAGACGACCGTGAAGGTCGATCCCACGACCGGGGCGGAAACCGTCCTCGTCACGCCGGGCATCGGGGAACTGATCCAGGGCACCATCGCGTTCGAGTGGCTGGCCGGTGCCGCCCTCCTCATGGTCGGGGCCGCGGCGCTGCAAATCTACCGCTGGTACCTGCTGGTCCGCGCGCTCGACCTGCCCTTCAGCGTGCGGAACGCCTACCGGCTCAGCCTCGTGGGCATCTTCTACAACACGTTCATCCCCGGCTCGGTCGGCGGCGATCTCGTGAAGGCGTACTTCATCGCGCACGCCCACCCGGAGCGCAAGTCGCGGGCCGTGGCGTCGGTCATCGCGGACCGCGCGCTCGGGCTGTTCGGGCTCATCCTGTTCGTCGCCGTGCTGGGCTCCGTCGCCTGGGCGACCGGTGACCCGCGCATCTCCCAGAACCCCGACCTCCAGAAGATCGTGAAGCTCATGGCCGCGATCGCGTCCGGGAGCGTGCTCGGGTTCCTGCTTCTGGGCTTATTGCCGCCCAGCCGCGTGGACCGGTTCGCCGGGCGCCTGAAGTGGGTTCCGAAACTCGGGACCGCGCTGGCGGAGATGTGGTACGCGGTGTGGGAGTACCGGAAGCGGTTGAAGGTGGTGGCGGTCGGGGTGCTGCTGTCGGCGGTGTCGCACTTCGGGCTGGTGTTCGCCTTCCACTGCGCGTCCCGGGTGTTCCCGCCGGCGGACCCGGCCGCGGAACTGGCCAGCGCGTCCGAGCACATGGTCATCGCGCCGATCGGGTTCATCGCGCAGGCGATCCCGATCACCCCGGGCGGGGTGGGCGTGGCCGAGGGCGTGTTCGCGTGGCTCTACAAGCTGTCCGACCGCCCCGAGACGCGGGGCATCATCGCCCGGCTCTCGCTCCGGCTCGTGGAATGGCTCATCGCGCTCACCGGCTACCTCGTGTTCCTGCGGATGCGGGCCGAGGTGCGCGAGATCCAGCACGACATTGAGGTCGAAGGGGAGTCCGGCGGGGCCGAAGCCGCGAACCCCAAGTCCTGAAACCGAATCCAGTTGTTTCAAGTTCGCGCGGCCCTGGTAATCGGCCGTGAGATCGGAATACGGCCTCACCCCGCGCCGTTGGTCCCGTTCCGGAGCCAGCGGGCGGGCAGGCCGCCGGTGCGGAACACGTCCGTCAGCATCTGGCGGGCGGTGTCGTCGCGCACCGTCGCCTCCATCGCGGCGACCGTCTCTTCGACCGGGTACTCGACGCGCTTCAGTTGCACCTCGTCGCCGTCGATCACCGCGTACGACGCCAGCGGGTTGCCGTCGCGCCCGATCCCGACGCTGCCGGGGTTCACGACCAGCGTCGCGCCCACCCGAAGGGTGTACGGGATGTGGGTGTGGCCCGCGAGCAGGTAATCGACCTTCAGCCCCGCGAGCCGGGGCTTCCAGAACGCCGCGTCGGGCGGCGCGTACTCGTCCATCGGGTCGCGCGGGGTCGCGTGGACCATCAGGAACCGCTTGCCGTTTAATGTGAACATCCGCGACGTGGGCAGCTCGGCCAGGTACCGCCGCTGCACGGGCGAGAGGGCCGCGACCGAGAGCGGGCGGGTGACGGCGGTGAGGAACCGGAACCCGCCGGCGCCCTGGATCTCCACGTTCTGCGCCGCCCCGTGGTCGTGGTTCCCGCGGACGCAGTGGGCGGCGTGGCGGCGCACCCAGTCCACGCACCACGCCGGTTCGGGGCCGTAATCGACCAAATCGCCGACGCACAGGCACAGGTCGAACGGCTCGCGAACGGCTTCCAGCGCGGCCCGGTTCCCGTGAATGTCCGCGATCACCAGCACGCGCATGCGATCGGCCTCCCTGTCGCGAATTCTAGGGCACGAATCCGGAGCGGGAAGCGAAGGGCGGAACAGCCGCGAAGCCGGAAGTCAAAAGTCGGATCGGTTGCAAAATCGCAAAAGAACAGAAGCAAAAACAAGAAAGAACGCGGTGCGTGACCCGGCGGCCCCGGTCGCAACGCAATCACATCGGGCTCGGGCTGCGCGCGTGCGGCCCGAGTGGCGACGGTTCCGGACGGAATCCAGTAGTTTCAAGTTCGTCAAGTGTGTGCGCCACCCGCCCGCCGACGCCGGCGGTTCGACCGTGGCTTGTCGAACCGCTGCGTCAGCAGGCGGGTGTAACCTCGACGTGTTCCGATCGGACGGCCGATTGCCAAAGCCGCGCGAACTTGAAACTACTGGAATCAATCTGGTGCCCCGTGGGATAACCGGCGGGCCGCTGCCGTTCGCCGGTCCGGGAGTGTGGACGCGAGGGGGCGGCTGAACTGCGGCCCGGCGCCCCGCCATCAGAACCACTACGCCAGGAGCTTTTCGACCACCACGCCGTGCACGTCGGTGAGCCGGAAGTCGCGCCCCTGGAGCCGGTACGTCAGCTTCTCGTGGTCGAGCCCCAGCAGGTGCAGGAGCGTCGCGTTCAGGTCGTGAACGTGGACGCGGTCGTCGGTCGCGTTGAACCCGAGGTCGTCGGACGCGCCGAGCACCAACCCGGGCTTCACCCCGCCGCCCGCGAGCCACACCGAGTAGCAGTTCGGGTGGTGGTCGCGCCCGTCGTTGCCGCCCTGAACCATCGGGGTGCGCCCGAACTCGCCGCCCCAAACCACCAGCGTGTCTTTCAAGAGCCCGCGCTGCTTCAGGTCCTTAATGAGCGCCGCGCACGCCTTATCGGTTTTGCCGCATTCCGCTTTCAGACCGTTGGTGAGGCCGCCGTGGTGGTCCCACGCCTCGTGGAACAGTTGCACGAAGCGAACCCCGCGCTCGACGAGCCGGCGCGCGAGCAGGCAGTTGTTGGCGAAGCTCGGCTTTCCGGGCTCGGCGCCGTACATCGCGAGCGTCTCCTTCGTCTCCTTGCTCAGGTCCATGAGTTCGGGCGCGCTCGACTGCATCCGGCCCGCCATCTCGTAGGCCGAGATGCGCGCGGCGATCTCGGGATCGCCCACCACGTCCAGGCGCCGCTTGTTGAGCGCGTTGAGGGCGTCGAGCGAGTCCCGCTGGAGCCCCGGGTCGATGCCGGCGGGGTTGCCGAGGAACAGCACGGGGTCGCCGGCGGAGCGGAACAGCGTGCCCGCGTGGCTGGACGGCAGGAACCCGCTGCCCCAGCACGAGTTCCCGCCGCTCGGCCCCTTGCTGCCGCTCGAAAACACGACGAACCCGGGCAGGTCCTTCGACTCGCTCCCGAGGCCGTAGCTGACCCACGCGCCGGCGCTCGGGCGGCCGAACTGCTGGTGCCCGGTCAGGGCCAGGATCTGCGCCGGGGCGTGGTTGAACGCGTCCGTGTGCATCGACTTCACGACGGCGATGTCGTCCACAACGGCGCCGAGGTGCGGGAGCAGTTCGCCGAGTTCGGTGCCGCTCTGACCGAACTTCTTGAACTTGAACTTCGGGCCGAGCAGCTTGGAGTTGGGGTTGATGAACGCGGCCCGGTAGTTCTTGAGCAGCTCCGGGGGCGGGAGGGTGCCGTCGAACTTCGCGAGCTGCGGCTTGTTGTCGAACAGCTCCAAGTGGCTGGGCGCGCCGCCCATGAACAGGTAAATGACGCGCTTCGCCTTCGGCTCGTGGTGCGTCTTGAGCGCGCGGGGGGCATCGGCCCCCCGCGCCTCGTGGCGCGCGAGGTCCGCGAGCGCCATCGCGCCCAACCCGACGCCGCACTCGCGCAGGAACCACCGGCGGTTGAGAAGTTGCTGTCGTTCGGCGGGAGAGAAGGGGAGCATCTCAGGTCGTCTCCGATGGCGGATCGGCCGGCAAGTTGCGGTGCCACGCACCGGGCCGGCGCGACGAGTGAATCACCGCGACCACGAGCACGTCTTCGCCGCGCACTTGGTAAATGACGCGCCGCTGGAACCGCTCGATAAAATACTCTCGGAACTCTCGGCCGGTCGGAGCGTCTTCTGCGGGCGGGAACTGTCGCGGTGCGTCGCTGATGGCGCGAATCGCGCTACGCACCGCTTCGTTAAACGCGGTGCCGTACCGGCCCGGTTGCTGGTCGTACCACAGCGCGATTGCCATCGTATCCGCCTGGGCCGCGGGCGAGACAACGGCGCTCATGTGTTTCTCGCCTCGTCCAGTGCTTTGCGCACATTGGCGAACATTTCCTCGGGCGTAATGGGTTTGACTCGCCCGCTCTCGATGTCCTCGATGCGGCGCAAAAGCTCCGCCCGCAGTGCGTCTTCCGACTCGTACACGCCCGGCGGCGGGGCGACGCTGTCCATCAGCCGCCGCGCAATCACCTCGCGCTCGGGCGCGGAGAGCTTCAGCGCCCGGTCGAGTACGTCGCGTGCCTCGGGGGTGGCCGGTGTCGCAGTCGTGTTCATGACGTTTCCTCCGTGCCAGCGCTCGCGCCGATTGTACCACATCACCCGAGTCCCGTGACAGCATACGGCCGCCAACTCGTACCGCATGCGGTATGAGGGCGTGTTTCCGCGGTCCTTAATCGGGCCGGACCGAACGGGTGCTTGTGTAAGCGAAGCCGGTGCAACGTGAGTTCCGAACCGCTGCACGCAGACGTGGGGCGGGGCGTATTCGGGTTCTTGGGGCTTCAGGTCAAAAGTCCAAAAGTCCCAAATCCAGCAACAACAATGGCTTGTGGCTTTATGACTTGCTGGTCTGACGATTTTTGACTCGAAGCCCTTATTCATCATGCGGCTGGTGGTGCCTGTTTCCGTGGCACAGACCAAAACCGACCTCATACATGAACCCGCCTGCGGTGTCGCGTTCTTGACGAGCCGCGACCGCCCGGGAGCGGGGTACGTGGCACCGCTCCCGGGCGGTCGCGGCTCGTCAAGAACGCGGCAATATTACCGGGTACGTGTATCAGGCAACCGGACCGTGAATGAGGTGCCAAAGGCGAACTGCGCCGCCGGACGGTCCGGCGACGCGGCGGCACTCGCCCACCGAACTTATTGCCGGCCCTGGCTGCCGAACAGACCCATCGAGAAGCTGAACAGTTGGCGGTGGTCGTACGGCCCCTTCACCACCGGGAACGCGAGGTCGAACGCCAGCGGGAGCGGCCCCAGCGCCGGCACCGACAGCCGGATGCCCGTACCCACCGACACCCGGTAGTCCTTGATGTCGAACTTGCTCTCCACCGTCCCGTGGTCCACGAACGCGACCCAGAACATCTTCTCGCTCGGCAGAATCGGGATCTGGTACTCGATCGAGTTGAGCAGCGAGAACGTGCCGCCGACCGCCAGCGTGTTCTCGTACGGCCCGACCCCGCGGAAGCTGAACCCGCGGAAGCTCCGGATGCCGCCGGCGTAGAACCGCTCGAACACCGGGGCGTTGGTGCCCGCGACCGCCACCTGGGTGCGGAACCCGAGCACGTGGCGCTGGCTCCCGTCCTCGCGGGCCAGGTACTTGGTGGAGAAGAACTGGGTGAACTCGGCCGTCCCGACCGGGAACGTGTAGTCCCCGAGCACCTGCTCGAACCCGGCGTCGAACATGCTCCCCTTCGTCGGGTAGATGTACGAGTCGCGGGTGTCGCGGGTGATCCCGGCCCGCAGCCCGAGCAGGAAGTGGTTCCCCGCGTCCTTGGCGATCGACCACGGGGCGTACGCGGGCACGTCGCGCACGTTCACCCCCTCGACGCGGGTGCTGGCCGACGCGGTCCAGATCGAGTCCAGCCGCCGGTCGATGGTGACGCGCCCGCCGTACCGGTCCTCGTTGTACTCCGCGAACGAGCGGTTGTAGAAGTACGCCGCGGTGGTCAGCCCGAACGGGGTGTCGAACAGGTACGGCTCCCGGAACGTCGCCGAGTACCGCTGGAACGTGGTGCCCGGCGCGGCCTCGAGGCGCAGCTCCTGGCCGGCCCCGCGGAACGCCCGGCCGTACCGGAAGTCGTCCCAGCTCGTCGGGATGCGGGTGATGTCGAAGTTGCGCTCGTTGAGCGAGATGTTACCCGTCAGCCCGGCGTCCGAGTTCACGCTGCCGCCGAAGATGACCTGCCCGGTGCGGGTCTCCTTCACCCGCACGTCAATGTCCTTGAACGAGGTGTCCAGCTCGTTCGGCACGTCCCGGACCGTCGGCGGCTCCTCCATATCGAAGAGGCCGAGGCGCGAGAGGCGCATCTGGGCCTCCTCGAGCTTCGGGTACTCGAGGATCTGTCCCGGCCGCAGGTCGAGCTGGTTCAAGATGACGCGGTCGCGGGTGATGTCGTTGCCCTGGATTCTGATGCGCCCGACCCGGTCCGGCACCCCGCGGTCGTTGCCCACGACGTACTGCACCTGGACGACGCCGGGCTCGACCTCGTACCACTGCTCATCGATGGGCACGTTGTGCCCGCGGCTGCCGTAATACTCGCGGAGCCGCGTTTGGTCGCGCTGGGCGATGCGGCGGTCGTACCGGTCCCCGGGCTTCAGCTCGGTGACCGCCATGAGCTTGTCGGTCTCGAACGACTTGTTGCCGGTGATGATCTTGTCGGAGACGCGGTACTGCTGGCCCTCGACGATGTGGTACACGATGGTGACGCGGCTCTGGTCGGCCGAGCGGCGCACCTCGGGCTCGATCTTGACCGCGAGGTAGCCGAGCGCCTGGTAGTACTCGGTGAGCGCCTTGCGGTCCATCTCGATCGTCATCGGGTTGAACTTGCCGCCGATCGCGCCCGCGAACGCCGTCTTCGTGGTGATCTGGGTCTTGAGCCGCCCGGTGATCGCGCCGACGTTGCCGACGAACTCGACGCCCGCCACCTTCACGACCGGCCCTTCGACGATGTTGTACACGACGCGGCTGTCGGTCGGTTTGTTCCCCTCGACCAGTTCGACGGTCGCGTGGTACCGCCCGTCGTCCTGGTAGCGGCGCAGGATCGCGGCGCGGCCGACCTCGTTGGCCATCGGGTTCATGGCGTCGCCCTTGCGCAGCCCGGTGAGCGTGCGCAGGTCGCCGTCGCTGAGGTGCTGCGCCCCGTGGTACACGATCTCCTGGACCGTGTTGCCCAGTTCGGTGACGACGAACGTGACCGTCACCCGGCCGTCGGCTTCGTTGGTGGTGAGCACGCGGACGCCGTCGGCCGTGAACCAGCGCGTGCTCTGGAGCCGGCGCACGTCCTCTTGAACGAGCGCCTGGTCGTAGGGCTTGCCGGCGCGGCTGTGGACCATGTTGAGGATCTGGGCGGACGAGCGGAGGCGGCTTCCGGCGGTTTGGACCTCGGCAATCGTTTTCCCCTGCGGGTTGTCGGCCGCGGTCAGCCACCCGCGCGAGCCCGCGAGCAGCGCGAGCGCGAACACGGCGGCTACGAGCCACGGACGGAGACGACGACAGGCGGGCATCGGATTCCCCTGAGGGCCTCGGACAGCGGCGGAGCGGTATCGGTGGCGCGAGACGGGCCAATACGCCGGGGAGAAATTTGTGTCAAGATCGCGGCGCGCGGTGCCGAAAGGTGCGAGCCGGAAAAGAACGGTTCACCTCAATGGCACGCAGAGCACGAGGGGGACACAGAGAAGGCAAAAGAACGAAGAGCAAAATGGGAACGTGGGGCAGGAAGGAAAAACCAGTAGGGGCACGTATCCGCACTTTCGGTCGCGCGCTGTGTCTTTTCCAGCTTTCTCGGCTTCGCCTCTGGTTTCCCGTTTTGTTTGCGCCCCGTCGCATGATTGATTTCGTGCTGAGCGGTTCTCTCCGACATGGTTCGTGAGGCGATCGCGCGAGGCCTGCGGGCGACTTCGGAGGCGGTTCCGTCACGAAACTGAGGGCTTTGGGCCAGAAGTGTCAGGTCCGCAAGTCGTAAAGCTACGGGCCATTATTACTACTGGATTTGTGACTTTAAGACTTTTGGCCCAAAGCCCCAAAAGCGACCGCCACTGAATCTCTTCTCGCGCACCGCCACGCCAGAAAAGTGATCCATATGGTACAAGTGTGACGCGCCGATGTACTACAATTTGGTCGCGAGCCCGGCTCTCCCGTCCGTTCACACTGCACCATTTATGTTCGCTATCCCTGAAGCACTTTACAAACTCGCACCGGTCACACTGCCGAGCCGCCGCTCCGAGCGGTTCAACGGGGCCGGCTACGAGGTTCCGCTGTCCCGGTTCGCGCCCGCCGATCGGGAGATCCTCGGTCGCGTGTACCAGAGCGTCAACGGGCTGCCGCAGCTTTGGCACCCGATGCGGCATGACGCGGATTACTCGGTTCTGGAAGCGTACATCCGCCGGGTCGGCGGCGGCGGCGCGTTGCTGGCCGAAGTGGGCCACCTCGGGGAGGCGACACTGGCCGCCGGCGCGTCTGATCCCGCAATCCGCAAGGCGGTTCACGACATCCGCGGGGGCGGGCTCACCCTACTGCTCGGCACGGCCGACCTGCTCGACATCATGCCCGGGAACCGGAACGTCGTCCGCAAGTGCGTGGACGCCGCCCGGGATCACGCCAAGATTATGCGCAACCTGCTTCCGGACATCGACCCGGTGGTGCGGGCGGCGGACGAGGCCACGAAGGCGCACACGATCGATCACTTCACGTCCAAATGGGACGGCATGGCGACGCGCGGCCAGACCGGGCCGGTGTTGGTAAGCATGCGGTGCTTGTTCACCGGGGCCATCTCGGCCCGGTGTCTGGAGACCTCCTCAATCGACCGCGTCGTTTACAACTACGTGAACAACGCAGTACGGTTCGCGGCCGGCGGGGCCGTCACGGTGTGGATCTTCCCGGTAACGTCCGGGCTCACCCGGTGGGTGGTGCAGAACGCCATCGGCGCCGACCAGGAGGCGTTCCTGGCCGAGCGAGTGGGGGACCTGGGGCGGTTGTTCGCGGGCGGGATCACCCGCGGCGGCACCGGGGTGGGACTGGCCAACTGCGCCGAGATCGTGGCCGACTGCTTCGGGCTGGCCTCCCCGGCCGAGGCCGTATCCCGCGGGTATTTGGGTGCGGCAACGAGGGCGGGCGACTACTTCACCTGGTTCCACTGGCCGGCCTACACGCCGGGCGCGGTTCACACCGCCATGGCGGTGTGAACTCGGGCTCTGAAGTGCGGCGTCGTGATTCGCTCATCACCGGACCGCGCGGGGTGGTAACAAAAAAGCGGGCCGCCTCACTGAGGCGACCCGCTTGGCTCTGAGAACTCATACACGTACCCGGTAATACTGCCGCGTTCTTGACGAGCCGCGACCGCCAGGGAGCGGTGCCACGTACACCGCTCCCTGGCGGTCGCGGCTCGTCAAGAACGCGACACCGCAGGTGGGTTCACGTATCAGGCGCCACAACTCGAACAGGACGCGGCGTCCGACTTCCAGCCCTTCTCGGTCTCGGCCGAGTTCTTGGTCAGGTGGACGTGATCCTCGTGGACCCGGCCGACCCACGCGGTCGGCACGAAGTGGTGCTGACCGTCCGGGCTGTCGCTCCGGGTCAACTTGATGGCGTTCCCTTCAAGGTGATCGACGACGCCGACCTTCTTGCCGCAGGAGGCGTACACCTCCATGTGCTCCTTGATCCCGGCCACGCCCTGGTTCTCACCCTTGTCGGCGCACCCGAACTTGGCCTTCTCCTTCACGTAGGCCGCCGTCTCGGACGCGCATTCGGCGATCTTGTGCCCGACGTTCTTCGCCGCATCGACCACCGTTTGGCCGGCGTCGGTCACTTTGTCTTTGATGTTCGACATGATCGTTCTCCTCAGTTTCAGTTGGGGGAGGCTATGTGAAGCGCCCGGTGCGGGCGGTAAGAGGGTGACTCGCCCGCACGCGGGCGGACCGGTGTTACGCGGCTCACGTGCCGCTCTTGTCCTTCAGCTTCTGGCCGGCGTCTTTTGCCGCCTGGCCCGCCGACTTGACCGCGTCGGCGGTCTTTTCGGCCACCACCTCGGCCCCGTCCTGAATCTTTTCCCCGGTCTTCTTGGCCGCGTCCTTCACGGCTTCACCGGCGGTTTGGATCTTTTCCTTGATGGTGTCCGCCATTTGCTCGTCTCCTGGTTTGGCCGGGCTACCCGGTCGGCTTGGCGAAGCTGTTATTTGCAACCGCCGTGCCGATCACCCGTGCCGTGCCGCGTGGTCCACCGGCTCATTAACGGGCAAAGCCGCGGGCGATCGCCCGCGGCTTGATCTTGTCCGCCGAGGGCGGCTCAATCCTCCTCCGCCCCTCGACCTTCGCGACGCACGTCTTTCACAGGCTCTTGCCCCTTGTCGCGGGTCGTGCTGGCCGTTGGCGCGCCCGAGCCGTCCGGTGCGGCTGTGCCCACGGGTTCACCTTTCATGTCCTCGTCTTCACGCTTGCGGTCTTCGTCGCCGCGTTTGGTGCGCTCGGCCATACCTGTCTCCTGTGATGTAAAACCAGGAAGGGTGGTGCGCGACTCAGCCGGCGTCTTCGCCGTGGCGCGTGCCGCCGTCGTTCTTGGGGCCGGGCTGTTGCCGGGCGTGCTCGCCCGTTCCGGTGAAGTCACCGAGCCGCCGCTTCGGGTCTTCCTCCTGGAAGCCCTCCCCTTGATCGGCGACGGCGCCCGGCACGTCGTCGTCTTGTGGCCTGAAGGCCGTGCCTGATTGCGGGCGGTTGCCGGCCGGAACGGGACCTGTGCTATGGTTTTTCTTGCTCATGGCGCGTCTCCACGATGCGGGCGAATGGCGAACGTGGAGCCGCAAGTGGTGTGCCAAGCGCCGTCGATCACCGGCTCAAAAGGAAATGGGCGACCACTCTATTCGATTTAGCTTGGCGATCGGGAAAAAATAGTTGTTTTAACGTGCGCAGCCGGTTGCACGCCTGCGTTTGCCACTTACAGCCACGTTGAAGAGGTCGGAGGGTGTGCCCGACCAGGCCATTCACGGTGCCGTCCGTAATTGTAAGGTGTTTCCAGGGAACGATTAGTGTGCTCTACGGACGGACGGGCTCATGATTCTTGGCGCCGTGTTCGAGCGATTCATGAACGAGAGCCCATTAAGCGTCATGTCCCGTGCCACGATCGAACACGCGCTGTCGGCTTCGGCTCTGGATGCGTTGTTCGCACGGGTGGCGGAGCGCGGGTACACTCGGGAGCTGTTGTTCTCCACGGTGGTGGAGCTGATGAGCGCGGTGGTGTGCGGTAAGGCGCACCATGTGCAATCGGCGTATCAGCAGATGGCGGACCGGATCCCGGTGTCCCTGAAGTCGGTGTACGAGAAGCTGCAACATCTTGAGCCGGCGGTGTCGGCCGCGTTGGTGCGGCACGTGGCGGATCGGTGCCACGAGCTGATCCAGCAGTTGGGTGGGGAGCGCTCGCCGGTGCTGTCCGGCCGGGCCGTTCGGGTTCTGGACGGGAATCACTTGGGGGCCACCCAGAAGCGGCTCCGGGTGACCCGCGGGCGCACCGCCGGACCGCTCCCGGGGCTGGTCCTTGCGGTTCTGGATCCGGCCCAGATGCGGATCACGGACCTGATCCCATGCGAGGACGGTCACACCCAGGAGCGGGCTCTTTTGGATCAGGTGGTGCCGCTGGTGCAACCGGACCAGGTGTGGGTCGCGGATCGGAACTTCTGCACCGCCGAGTTCGTGTCCCGGATCGATCAGCGGGGCGCGTTCTTCGCGATCCGCCGACACGGGAACACCACACTCGACCCGGCCGGGGAATGGACCCCGGACGTGCGCACCGCGACCGGGTGGGTGAGCGAGCGACCGGTGTGGGTGTGCGTGGGCGGTGAGCCGGTGCTGCGGGTACGGTGCGTGCGCGTGCGGTTGGATCATCCGACCGGAGACGGGGACGCGGAGATCGAGATCCTGACCAACCTGCCGGAGGACGAGGCGGACGCGGTGGTGGTGGCCGTCGTGTATCGGGGGCGGTGGGCCATCGAAGGCGCGTTCCACGAGCTGACCGTGGCGCTGCGGTGCGAGGTGAACACGCTCGGGTATCCGAAGGCGGCCCTGTTCGGGTTCGCGGTGGCGGTGGTGGGGTACAACGTGCTCGCGGTGCTCAAGGCCGCAATGCGAGCGGTACACGGAGCGGACACGGTGCAGAAGGATGTATCCGGGTACTACGTGGCCTTGGAATGGGCCACCGTGTACCCGGGCATGATGATCGCCCTCCCTCCGGCCGAGTGGGTCGTGTTCGGTACCCTCTCGGCCGACCAACTGGCCCCGCAGCTTCGGGACTGGGCCGCGAAGATCAACCTGAAGAAGGTCCAGAAGGCACCGCCTCGTAAACCGACGAAACAGAAGCCCCCGCGCATCAACGACAATAGCCCGCATGTCTCGACCGCCCGGTTACTCGAAGACGAACGGAAGAGCAGCCGGACAAAAATTAAGGCACGTAAACAAGAGTAGCCCACCGTGAATGGCCTGGGTGTGCCCGACTGGCGGTTCCGAC belongs to Gemmata obscuriglobus and includes:
- a CDS encoding lysylphosphatidylglycerol synthase transmembrane domain-containing protein, producing MKKHAAKWVVPFLKYGVGFALLAYVISRYWEPKTTVKVDPTTGAETVLVTPGIGELIQGTIAFEWLAGAALLMVGAAALQIYRWYLLVRALDLPFSVRNAYRLSLVGIFYNTFIPGSVGGDLVKAYFIAHAHPERKSRAVASVIADRALGLFGLILFVAVLGSVAWATGDPRISQNPDLQKIVKLMAAIASGSVLGFLLLGLLPPSRVDRFAGRLKWVPKLGTALAEMWYAVWEYRKRLKVVAVGVLLSAVSHFGLVFAFHCASRVFPPADPAAELASASEHMVIAPIGFIAQAIPITPGGVGVAEGVFAWLYKLSDRPETRGIIARLSLRLVEWLIALTGYLVFLRMRAEVREIQHDIEVEGESGGAEAANPKS
- a CDS encoding metallophosphoesterase family protein; translated protein: MRVLVIADIHGNRAALEAVREPFDLCLCVGDLVDYGPEPAWCVDWVRRHAAHCVRGNHDHGAAQNVEIQGAGGFRFLTAVTRPLSVAALSPVQRRYLAELPTSRMFTLNGKRFLMVHATPRDPMDEYAPPDAAFWKPRLAGLKVDYLLAGHTHIPYTLRVGATLVVNPGSVGIGRDGNPLASYAVIDGDEVQLKRVEYPVEETVAAMEATVRDDTARQMLTDVFRTGGLPARWLRNGTNGAG
- a CDS encoding DUF1501 domain-containing protein encodes the protein MLPFSPAERQQLLNRRWFLRECGVGLGAMALADLARHEARGADAPRALKTHHEPKAKRVIYLFMGGAPSHLELFDNKPQLAKFDGTLPPPELLKNYRAAFINPNSKLLGPKFKFKKFGQSGTELGELLPHLGAVVDDIAVVKSMHTDAFNHAPAQILALTGHQQFGRPSAGAWVSYGLGSESKDLPGFVVFSSGSKGPSGGNSCWGSGFLPSSHAGTLFRSAGDPVLFLGNPAGIDPGLQRDSLDALNALNKRRLDVVGDPEIAARISAYEMAGRMQSSAPELMDLSKETKETLAMYGAEPGKPSFANNCLLARRLVERGVRFVQLFHEAWDHHGGLTNGLKAECGKTDKACAALIKDLKQRGLLKDTLVVWGGEFGRTPMVQGGNDGRDHHPNCYSVWLAGGGVKPGLVLGASDDLGFNATDDRVHVHDLNATLLHLLGLDHEKLTYRLQGRDFRLTDVHGVVVEKLLA
- a CDS encoding type II toxin-antitoxin system RelE/ParE family toxin, whose translation is MSAVVSPAAQADTMAIALWYDQQPGRYGTAFNEAVRSAIRAISDAPRQFPPAEDAPTGREFREYFIERFQRRVIYQVRGEDVLVVAVIHSSRRPGAWHRNLPADPPSETT
- a CDS encoding addiction module protein, which gives rise to MNTTATPATPEARDVLDRALKLSAPEREVIARRLMDSVAPPPGVYESEDALRAELLRRIEDIESGRVKPITPEEMFANVRKALDEARNT
- the bamA gene encoding outer membrane protein assembly factor BamA; its protein translation is MPACRRLRPWLVAAVFALALLAGSRGWLTAADNPQGKTIAEVQTAGSRLRSSAQILNMVHSRAGKPYDQALVQEDVRRLQSTRWFTADGVRVLTTNEADGRVTVTFVVTELGNTVQEIVYHGAQHLSDGDLRTLTGLRKGDAMNPMANEVGRAAILRRYQDDGRYHATVELVEGNKPTDSRVVYNIVEGPVVKVAGVEFVGNVGAITGRLKTQITTKTAFAGAIGGKFNPMTIEMDRKALTEYYQALGYLAVKIEPEVRRSADQSRVTIVYHIVEGQQYRVSDKIITGNKSFETDKLMAVTELKPGDRYDRRIAQRDQTRLREYYGSRGHNVPIDEQWYEVEPGVVQVQYVVGNDRGVPDRVGRIRIQGNDITRDRVILNQLDLRPGQILEYPKLEEAQMRLSRLGLFDMEEPPTVRDVPNELDTSFKDIDVRVKETRTGQVIFGGSVNSDAGLTGNISLNERNFDITRIPTSWDDFRYGRAFRGAGQELRLEAAPGTTFQRYSATFREPYLFDTPFGLTTAAYFYNRSFAEYNEDRYGGRVTIDRRLDSIWTASASTRVEGVNVRDVPAYAPWSIAKDAGNHFLLGLRAGITRDTRDSYIYPTKGSMFDAGFEQVLGDYTFPVGTAEFTQFFSTKYLAREDGSQRHVLGFRTQVAVAGTNAPVFERFYAGGIRSFRGFSFRGVGPYENTLAVGGTFSLLNSIEYQIPILPSEKMFWVAFVDHGTVESKFDIKDYRVSVGTGIRLSVPALGPLPLAFDLAFPVVKGPYDHRQLFSFSMGLFGSQGRQ
- a CDS encoding HAMP domain-containing histidine kinase; this translates as MFAIPEALYKLAPVTLPSRRSERFNGAGYEVPLSRFAPADREILGRVYQSVNGLPQLWHPMRHDADYSVLEAYIRRVGGGGALLAEVGHLGEATLAAGASDPAIRKAVHDIRGGGLTLLLGTADLLDIMPGNRNVVRKCVDAARDHAKIMRNLLPDIDPVVRAADEATKAHTIDHFTSKWDGMATRGQTGPVLVSMRCLFTGAISARCLETSSIDRVVYNYVNNAVRFAAGGAVTVWIFPVTSGLTRWVVQNAIGADQEAFLAERVGDLGRLFAGGITRGGTGVGLANCAEIVADCFGLASPAEAVSRGYLGAATRAGDYFTWFHWPAYTPGAVHTAMAV
- a CDS encoding DUF2171 domain-containing protein, coding for MSNIKDKVTDAGQTVVDAAKNVGHKIAECASETAAYVKEKAKFGCADKGENQGVAGIKEHMEVYASCGKKVGVVDHLEGNAIKLTRSDSPDGQHHFVPTAWVGRVHEDHVHLTKNSAETEKGWKSDAASCSSCGA